One window of the Trifolium pratense cultivar HEN17-A07 linkage group LG2, ARS_RC_1.1, whole genome shotgun sequence genome contains the following:
- the LOC123909347 gene encoding putative HVA22-like protein g — protein MIGSFITRILVMVFGYAYPAYECYKAVEKNRPEIEQLRFWCQYWILVALLTVFERIGDTFISWVPMYSEAKLAFFIYLWYPKTKGTAYVYDSFFRPYVAKHETDIDRNLMELRTRAGDIAVLYWQKAASYGQTRIFDILQYVAAQSTPPARPAQQQPGARGRQPAPGNNSQQPPATAPPAEGSTPPTSSSSSSQHQKEVAEELGSSQVPKAPYSLAGLISQKNNPTQESGNQSIPAEAEPMQIEETLPSSSSANENENPPPKYSVPAVATS, from the exons ATGATAGGATCCTTTATTACCAGGATACTTGT AATGGTTTTTGGCTATGCCTACCCAGCCTATGAATGCTATAAAGCAGTTGAAAAGAATAGACCTGAAATTGAACAACTACGCTTTTGGTGCCAGTATTG GATTTTGGTGGCTCTTTTAACGGTGTTTGAGCGAATTGGTGATACATTTATATCATG GGTTCCAATGTATAGTGAAGCTAAATTGGCATTTTTTATATACCTATGGTACCCAAAAACAAAG GGAACGGCATATGTGTATGATTCTTTCTTTAGACCATATGTTGCTAAACACGAGACGGATATTGATCGCAATTTGATGGAACTAAGGACACGGGCAGGAGATATTGCAGTTTTGTATTGGCAAAAAGCTGCTAGTTACGGCCAGACTAGAATTTTTGACATTTTGCAGTATGTTGCTGCTCAATCAACGCCACCGGCTCGTCCTGCTCAG CAACAACCGGGTGCAAGAGGCCGCCAACCTGCACCTGGCAATAATAGCCAACAACCTCCAGCAACGGCACCACCAGCTGAGGGTTCAACTCCTCCCACTTCTAGCTCATCTTCAAGTCAGCACCAGAAGGAAGTAGCAGAAGAGTTGGGTTCCTCACAAGTACCTAAAGCACCCTACTCATTAGCAGGTTTAATTTCTCAGAAGAATAATCCTACACAAGAATCTGGCAACCAATCCATACCTGCAGAGGCAGAGCCAATGCAGATTGAAGAAACACTGCCTTCATCATCTTCTgcaaatgaaaatgaaaacccTCCGCCGAAATATTCAGTACCAGCAGTAGCAACATCATGA